From the genome of Pelmatolapia mariae isolate MD_Pm_ZW linkage group LG12, Pm_UMD_F_2, whole genome shotgun sequence, one region includes:
- the ap1b1 gene encoding AP-1 complex subunit beta-1 isoform X3, giving the protein MTDSKYFTTTKKGEIFELKAELNSDKKEKKKEAVKKVIASMTVGKDVSALFPDVVNCMQTDNLELKKLVYLYLMNYAKSQPDMAIMAVNTFVKDCEDPNPLIRALAVRTMGCIRVDKITEYLCEPLRKCLKDEDPYVRKTAAVCVAKLHDINAQLVEDQGFLDTLKDLISDSNPMVVANAVAALSEIAESHPNSNLMDLNPQTINKLLTALNECTEWGQIFILDCLANYTPRDDRESQSICERVTPRLSHANSAVVLSAVKVLMKFMEMLPKDLDYYGTLLKKLAPPLVTLLSAEPELQYVALRNINLIVQRRPEILKHEMKVFFVKYNDPIYVKLEKLDIMIRLASQANIAQVLAELKEYATEVDVDFVRKAVRAIGRCAIKVEQSAERCVSTLLDLIQTKVNYVVQEAIVVIKDIFRKYPNKYESVIATLCENLDSLDEPEARAAMIWIVGEYAERIDNADELLESFLEGFHDESTQVQLQLLTAIVKLFLKKPTETQELVQQVLSLATQDSDNPDLRDRGYIYWRLLSTDPVAAKEVVLAEKPLISEETDLIEPTLLEELICHIGTLASVYHKPPSAFVEGSRGVQHKRLPGSTESGESESPDTASAAAVSDAPPAVIPSQGDLLGDLLNLDLTPPTTTGPPPAASSGMQMGAMDLLGGGLDSLMGDESEPPPIPLRMDTPQSPQLPHQSPSPPDYSPTELGGDLGGSPAIGAGFGAPPAAMPASFSAPVSGGLDDLFDLGGGVGMPMGAYSAPKTVWLPAMKAKGLEISGTFARRSGVIQMEMTLTNKAMSVMTDFAIQFNRNSFGLAPAGPLQVLTPLSPNQSIEVTLPLNTVGPVMKMEPLNNLQVAVKNNIDVFYFSSQYPISMLFVEDGKMERQVFLATWKDIPNDNEAQFQIKDCHLSSDAASNKLQGSNIFTIAKRTVDGQDMLYQSMKLTNGIWVLAEMRVQAGNPVYTVSLKCRAAEVSQWVFQSYEAVLKN; this is encoded by the exons ATGACGGACTCCAAGTACTTCACCACTACCAAGAAAG GGGAGATCTTTGAGCTCAAAGCAGAGCTCAATAGTgataagaaagagaagaagaaggaggctGTAAAGAAGGTCATTGCATCCATGACAGTGGGCAAGGATGTCAG TGCTCTGTTCCCAGATGTTGTGAACTGCATGCAGACAGATAAcctggaactgaagaagctggTCTACCTCTACTTGATGAACTACGCAAAAAGCCAGCCAGACATGGCGATCATGGCTGTTAACACCTTTGTGAAG GACTGTGAAGACCCCAACCCTCTCATCCGGGCTCTTGCTGTTCGTACCATGGGCTGCATCCGTGTGGACAAGATCACAGAGTACCTCTGCGAGCCTTTGAGAAAATGTCTGAAGGATGAAGACCCATACGTGAGGAagactgctgctgtttgtgtagCAAAGCTTCATGATATCAATGCCCAGTTGGTGGAggatcagggcttcctggacaCCCTTAAAGATCTCATCTCTGACTCCAACCCTATG GTTGTTGCAAATGCAGTAGCAGCGCTGTCTGAGATTGCTGAGTCTCATCCCAATAGTAATCTAATGGACCTGAACCCTCAGACCATAAACAAGTTGCTGACAGCTCTTAATGAGTGCACAGAGTGGGGACAGATATTCATCCTTGACTGTCTGGCCAATTACACACCTCGTGATGACCGGGAGTCCCAAAG CATCTGTGAGCGTGTGACCCCACGGCTCTCGCATGCCAACTCTGCAGTGGTGTTGTCAGCGGTTAAAGTTTTAATGAAGTTCATGGAGATGCTGCCCAAAGACTTGGACTATTATGGCACTTTACTGAAGAAGCTCGCCCCTCCACTGGTTACTCTCCTCTCTGCTGAGCCTGAGTTGCAGTATGTGGCGCTGAGAAACATCAATCTCATTGTCCAGAGACG CCCAGAGATCCTGAAGCACGAAATGAAGGTTTTCTTTGTTAAGTACAATGACCCCATCTACGTCAAACTGGAGAAGCTGGACATTATGATTCGCCTAGCATCTCAAGCCAATATTGCTCAG GTGCTGGCAGAGTTGAAGGAGTATGCCACTGAGGTGGATGTGGACTTTGTGCGTAAAGCGGTCAGAGCCATTGGCCGCTGTGCCATCAAAGTTGAG cAATCAGCCGAGCGCTGTGTCAGCACACTGCTAGACCTCATCCAGACTAAGGTCAACTATGTGGTGCAAGAGGCCATTGTGGTCATCAAGGACATCTTCCGCAAGTACCCTAACAA GTACGAGAGTGTGATTGCCACTCTGTGTGAAAATCTGGACTCTCTGGATGAGCCGGAGGCGCGTGCCGCCATGATCTGGATTGTAGGAGAGTACGCTGAGCGCATCGACAATGCTGATGAGCtgctggagagctttttggagGGTTTCCACGATGAAAGCACTCAG GTGCAGTTGCAGCTCCTGACTGCAATCGTCAAATTGTTCCTGAAAAAGCCAACAGAGACCCAAGAGCTGGTGCAGCAGGTGCTAAGCCTAGCCACACAG gactctgaTAACCCAGACCTAAGAGACCGAGGCTACATCTACTGGCGTCTGCTCTCCACAGACCCTGTGGCTGCCAAAGAGGTGGTTCTGGCTGAGAAGCCGCTGATCTCTGAGGAGACAGATCTGATTGAGCCTACACTGCTGGAGGAACTTATCTGCCACATTGGTACTCTGGCCTCTGTCTACCACAAGCCTCCCAGTGCCTTTGTTGAGGGCAGCCGCGGAGTTCAGCACAAGAGACTCCCTGGCAGTACTGAATC TGGGGAGAGTGAGAGCCCTGACAcagcttctgctgctgcagtttcTGATGCCCCTCCAGCTGTCATCCCATCCCAGGGGGACCTGCTGGGAGATCTTCTCAATCTCGACCTGACACCTCCCACCACCACTggaccaccaccagcagcctctaGTGGCATGCAAATGGGTGCTATGGACCTTCTTGGAGGAGGACTTGACAGCCTG ATGGGGGATGAGTCTGAGCCG CCGCCCATTCCCCTGCGGATGGACACTCCTCAGTCACCTCAGCTCCCACATCAATCCCCATCGCCCCCAGATTACAGCCCCACTGAG CTTGGAGGAGACCTTGGTGGAAGTCCTGCT ATTGGGGCTGGTTTTGGTGCTCCCCCAGCTGCAATGCCAGCCTCTTTCAGTGCCCCTGTCAGCGGCGGTCTGGATGACCTGTTTGATCTCGGAGGTGGAGTTGGTATGCCTATGGGAGCCTACAGCGCCCCCAAAACT GTTTGGCTTCCAGCTATGAAGGCCAAGGGCTTGGAGATATCAGGCACTTTCGCCCGCCGTTCTGGGGTCATCCAAATGGAGATGACCCTCACCAATAAAGCTATGAGTGTCATGACTGATTTTGCTATACAGTTTAACAGAAACAG CTTTGGTCTCGCTCCAGCTGGTCCACTGCAGGTTCTAACTCCTCTCAGCCCAAACCAGAGTATTGAAGTGACTCTTCCCCTCAATACTGTGGGACCTGTCATGAAGATGGAGCCTCTTAACAACTTGCAG GTGGCTGTTAAGAACAACATTGACGTATTCTACTTCAGCAGCCAGTACCCCATCAGCATGCTGTTTGTAGAGGACGGGAAGATGG AGCGGCAAGTTTTTCTTGCTACATGGAAAGACATTCCTAATGACAATGAGGCACAGTTTCAGATCAAAGACTGTCATCTCAGCTCAG ATGCAGCCTCTAACAAACTGCAGGGTAGCAACATCTTCACCATAGCCAAGCGCACAGTGGACGGTCAGGACATGCTGTATCAGTCCATGAAGCTCACCAATGGCATCTGGGTGCTGGCTGAGATGAGGGTGCAGGCAGGAAACCCAGTCTACACA GTCTCTCTGaagtgcagagctgcagaggttTCCCAGTGGGTGTTCCAGAGCTACGAGGCGGTGCTGAAGAACTGA
- the ap1b1 gene encoding AP-1 complex subunit beta-1 isoform X1, with product MQEWANQLCENRQFGSKMTDSKYFTTTKKGEIFELKAELNSDKKEKKKEAVKKVIASMTVGKDVSALFPDVVNCMQTDNLELKKLVYLYLMNYAKSQPDMAIMAVNTFVKDCEDPNPLIRALAVRTMGCIRVDKITEYLCEPLRKCLKDEDPYVRKTAAVCVAKLHDINAQLVEDQGFLDTLKDLISDSNPMVVANAVAALSEIAESHPNSNLMDLNPQTINKLLTALNECTEWGQIFILDCLANYTPRDDRESQSICERVTPRLSHANSAVVLSAVKVLMKFMEMLPKDLDYYGTLLKKLAPPLVTLLSAEPELQYVALRNINLIVQRRPEILKHEMKVFFVKYNDPIYVKLEKLDIMIRLASQANIAQVLAELKEYATEVDVDFVRKAVRAIGRCAIKVEQSAERCVSTLLDLIQTKVNYVVQEAIVVIKDIFRKYPNKYESVIATLCENLDSLDEPEARAAMIWIVGEYAERIDNADELLESFLEGFHDESTQVQLQLLTAIVKLFLKKPTETQELVQQVLSLATQDSDNPDLRDRGYIYWRLLSTDPVAAKEVVLAEKPLISEETDLIEPTLLEELICHIGTLASVYHKPPSAFVEGSRGVQHKRLPGSTESGESESPDTASAAAVSDAPPAVIPSQGDLLGDLLNLDLTPPTTTGPPPAASSGMQMGAMDLLGGGLDSLMGDESEPPPIPLRMDTPQSPQLPHQSPSPPDYSPTELGGDLGGSPAIGAGFGAPPAAMPASFSAPVSGGLDDLFDLGGGVGMPMGAYSAPKTVWLPAMKAKGLEISGTFARRSGVIQMEMTLTNKAMSVMTDFAIQFNRNSFGLAPAGPLQVLTPLSPNQSIEVTLPLNTVGPVMKMEPLNNLQVAVKNNIDVFYFSSQYPISMLFVEDGKMERQVFLATWKDIPNDNEAQFQIKDCHLSSDAASNKLQGSNIFTIAKRTVDGQDMLYQSMKLTNGIWVLAEMRVQAGNPVYTVSLKCRAAEVSQWVFQSYEAVLKN from the exons ATGCAGGAGTGGGCAAATCAGTTATGC GAGAATCGACAATTTGGATCCAAGATGACGGACTCCAAGTACTTCACCACTACCAAGAAAG GGGAGATCTTTGAGCTCAAAGCAGAGCTCAATAGTgataagaaagagaagaagaaggaggctGTAAAGAAGGTCATTGCATCCATGACAGTGGGCAAGGATGTCAG TGCTCTGTTCCCAGATGTTGTGAACTGCATGCAGACAGATAAcctggaactgaagaagctggTCTACCTCTACTTGATGAACTACGCAAAAAGCCAGCCAGACATGGCGATCATGGCTGTTAACACCTTTGTGAAG GACTGTGAAGACCCCAACCCTCTCATCCGGGCTCTTGCTGTTCGTACCATGGGCTGCATCCGTGTGGACAAGATCACAGAGTACCTCTGCGAGCCTTTGAGAAAATGTCTGAAGGATGAAGACCCATACGTGAGGAagactgctgctgtttgtgtagCAAAGCTTCATGATATCAATGCCCAGTTGGTGGAggatcagggcttcctggacaCCCTTAAAGATCTCATCTCTGACTCCAACCCTATG GTTGTTGCAAATGCAGTAGCAGCGCTGTCTGAGATTGCTGAGTCTCATCCCAATAGTAATCTAATGGACCTGAACCCTCAGACCATAAACAAGTTGCTGACAGCTCTTAATGAGTGCACAGAGTGGGGACAGATATTCATCCTTGACTGTCTGGCCAATTACACACCTCGTGATGACCGGGAGTCCCAAAG CATCTGTGAGCGTGTGACCCCACGGCTCTCGCATGCCAACTCTGCAGTGGTGTTGTCAGCGGTTAAAGTTTTAATGAAGTTCATGGAGATGCTGCCCAAAGACTTGGACTATTATGGCACTTTACTGAAGAAGCTCGCCCCTCCACTGGTTACTCTCCTCTCTGCTGAGCCTGAGTTGCAGTATGTGGCGCTGAGAAACATCAATCTCATTGTCCAGAGACG CCCAGAGATCCTGAAGCACGAAATGAAGGTTTTCTTTGTTAAGTACAATGACCCCATCTACGTCAAACTGGAGAAGCTGGACATTATGATTCGCCTAGCATCTCAAGCCAATATTGCTCAG GTGCTGGCAGAGTTGAAGGAGTATGCCACTGAGGTGGATGTGGACTTTGTGCGTAAAGCGGTCAGAGCCATTGGCCGCTGTGCCATCAAAGTTGAG cAATCAGCCGAGCGCTGTGTCAGCACACTGCTAGACCTCATCCAGACTAAGGTCAACTATGTGGTGCAAGAGGCCATTGTGGTCATCAAGGACATCTTCCGCAAGTACCCTAACAA GTACGAGAGTGTGATTGCCACTCTGTGTGAAAATCTGGACTCTCTGGATGAGCCGGAGGCGCGTGCCGCCATGATCTGGATTGTAGGAGAGTACGCTGAGCGCATCGACAATGCTGATGAGCtgctggagagctttttggagGGTTTCCACGATGAAAGCACTCAG GTGCAGTTGCAGCTCCTGACTGCAATCGTCAAATTGTTCCTGAAAAAGCCAACAGAGACCCAAGAGCTGGTGCAGCAGGTGCTAAGCCTAGCCACACAG gactctgaTAACCCAGACCTAAGAGACCGAGGCTACATCTACTGGCGTCTGCTCTCCACAGACCCTGTGGCTGCCAAAGAGGTGGTTCTGGCTGAGAAGCCGCTGATCTCTGAGGAGACAGATCTGATTGAGCCTACACTGCTGGAGGAACTTATCTGCCACATTGGTACTCTGGCCTCTGTCTACCACAAGCCTCCCAGTGCCTTTGTTGAGGGCAGCCGCGGAGTTCAGCACAAGAGACTCCCTGGCAGTACTGAATC TGGGGAGAGTGAGAGCCCTGACAcagcttctgctgctgcagtttcTGATGCCCCTCCAGCTGTCATCCCATCCCAGGGGGACCTGCTGGGAGATCTTCTCAATCTCGACCTGACACCTCCCACCACCACTggaccaccaccagcagcctctaGTGGCATGCAAATGGGTGCTATGGACCTTCTTGGAGGAGGACTTGACAGCCTG ATGGGGGATGAGTCTGAGCCG CCGCCCATTCCCCTGCGGATGGACACTCCTCAGTCACCTCAGCTCCCACATCAATCCCCATCGCCCCCAGATTACAGCCCCACTGAG CTTGGAGGAGACCTTGGTGGAAGTCCTGCT ATTGGGGCTGGTTTTGGTGCTCCCCCAGCTGCAATGCCAGCCTCTTTCAGTGCCCCTGTCAGCGGCGGTCTGGATGACCTGTTTGATCTCGGAGGTGGAGTTGGTATGCCTATGGGAGCCTACAGCGCCCCCAAAACT GTTTGGCTTCCAGCTATGAAGGCCAAGGGCTTGGAGATATCAGGCACTTTCGCCCGCCGTTCTGGGGTCATCCAAATGGAGATGACCCTCACCAATAAAGCTATGAGTGTCATGACTGATTTTGCTATACAGTTTAACAGAAACAG CTTTGGTCTCGCTCCAGCTGGTCCACTGCAGGTTCTAACTCCTCTCAGCCCAAACCAGAGTATTGAAGTGACTCTTCCCCTCAATACTGTGGGACCTGTCATGAAGATGGAGCCTCTTAACAACTTGCAG GTGGCTGTTAAGAACAACATTGACGTATTCTACTTCAGCAGCCAGTACCCCATCAGCATGCTGTTTGTAGAGGACGGGAAGATGG AGCGGCAAGTTTTTCTTGCTACATGGAAAGACATTCCTAATGACAATGAGGCACAGTTTCAGATCAAAGACTGTCATCTCAGCTCAG ATGCAGCCTCTAACAAACTGCAGGGTAGCAACATCTTCACCATAGCCAAGCGCACAGTGGACGGTCAGGACATGCTGTATCAGTCCATGAAGCTCACCAATGGCATCTGGGTGCTGGCTGAGATGAGGGTGCAGGCAGGAAACCCAGTCTACACA GTCTCTCTGaagtgcagagctgcagaggttTCCCAGTGGGTGTTCCAGAGCTACGAGGCGGTGCTGAAGAACTGA